The following proteins are encoded in a genomic region of Nicotiana sylvestris chromosome 4, ASM39365v2, whole genome shotgun sequence:
- the LOC138889205 gene encoding uncharacterized protein, whose product MILAPATPSPRCGGKTGRGRPRGRGQARRGQPATTQLGGGQLAGAPSRFYVLQARPSALASDAVIASMISICGRDDSVLFDPGSTYSYVSSMFIHFLAIAPEPLGTPVHVSTPVGDSVVVDRIYRSCVVILCGFETRSDLLLLDMIDFKIILGMDWLSPYHTVPDFHAKTVTLAMPGFPRLEWKGSTVDTSSRVVSFLKARYMVKKGCLAYLANVWDTTVGSPTIDSVPVVQEFADVFPSDLPGMPPDRDINFCIDLALGTQTVSITPYRMAPKE is encoded by the coding sequence ATGATTTTAGCACCGGCTACCCCGTCACCTAGATGTGGAGGGAAGACTggtaggggtcgtcctagaggtagaggccaggcaaggagaggtcagccagctactacTCAgttaggtggaggccagctagccgGTGCTCCATCCAGATTTTATGTCCTTCAGGCTAGGCCAagtgcattggcctcagatgccgtcatCGCAAGTATGATTTCCATCTGCGGTAGAGATgattcggtattatttgatccagggtctacctattcgtatgtgtcatctatGTTTATTCATTTCCTGGCTATTGCTCCTGAGCCCTTGGGCActcctgttcatgtgtccactcctgtgggcgattctgtggttgtggatcggatctaccggtcctgtgtggtcatATTATGTGGTTTCGAGACTAGATCAGATCTCCTATtgctcgatatgatcgattttaagatcatcctgggcatggattggttatctccgtatcACACTGTCCCAGATTTCCATGCCAAAactgttactttagcgatgccagGGTTTCCAAGGTTGGAatggaagggttccacagttgatacgTCTAGCCGGGTTgtctctttcctgaaggctcggtatatggtcaagaaggggtgtttggcttacttGGCTAATGTTTGGGATACCACCGTAGggtctccgacgattgattcagttccagtagttcaagagttcgccgatgtgtttccttctgatcttcctggcatgccaccagatcgtgatattaatttctgtattgatttggctctaggcaccCAGACTGTATCTATCACACcataccgtatggctccgaaGGAGTAG